The nucleotide window ATTGCCAGTGATACTGATATGgcttttcttctgtcattttttttttttagatttttttttttaatttattcgacagagagagagacagccagcgagagagggaacacaagcagggggagtgggagaggaagaagcaggctcatagcagaagagcctgatgtggggctcgatcccaaaacgccaggatcacgccctgagctgaaggcagaggcttaaccgctgtgccacccaggcgcccctcttctgtcATTTTGGAccgatatatttatttttaaaatttgactagagttgacacacaatgtgaaACTGGTATGTTTTGATGAAACTTGCCAGACTGTAACCCAGCTGATAGGAGGGAACTAGTGAATTATgcattctttcacttagtaaaacaaaacaaactttagataggtatattttgaaaaaaatcatgtatgCTTAAAGGTACTTTAGTGATGGGAAGACTTTGTCTTAGAACTTTAAAATTTGTtccatttgttattttaaagccAGGAAACTGATGGCATTCCTTATAGCTGGAATGGCAAAACATCACATGTTGAGGAGGGTTGGAGATAATGAAGGGTTAATATTCTGTCTCCACAGTTGTCTTCTTCAAGTGGTTTGAAAATTATTGGACTTCACAGTAAGCTTTCTCCAAAGCAATAGAAGATTCTTTAAATGAAACTTACCAGCTGCGTAACTTTGGGGAAGTTGTTCTAAACACAACTGCCTCACCTGCAAAACAGGACCTACCTCCTAACAGTTGTTAAAGGTTAAAAATCACGTAAAATGCTTAGCATGTAATAAGTGCtatgttttagaaattttcatcACTACTACTATTAATAGGTAGCAGTAGAAAAAGGGCTGTTATTCTGATCTCACTTACTTCCAAATTTTATAAATCTCCTAAGATGGTGGTTCCTGGACTTTCTTGGTTCCCAGTACTAAgtgtttcagtgatttttttttttccatggctTCCCTACTCCAAAAGAAGTACCCAGTGGTTCCGATTATGCATTTAGGTCCAAACAACTTACTGTTTATGTACTAAAAACTTAGTAgctataagagaaaaaaaatacacatacagttaaagtatttttatttttaaacaatcacaATTACTAACGTGCACTGCACTTCCTAAACTTTGGAATCAGATTACGTGTGCGCCCCCATTTCCTGTTCCACAGGGATTTTTGTATGGTACTTACTTATCACAACAACCCAGGTGCTCAACAATATGATGGCATTAAAAGGAATACTGAATGATCTAATGTTGAAACTGAACTACTTCAGCTGTATCCCCCAAATTCCAAATGTTGCATAATTGAGTTCACTACAGTGCCCTAGCATCTCTCAGCACATGGTTTGGTAACTGCAGTTTTAAGCTACCAGTCTTGGAAGATGTGTGGTTTGTCATGTTTTGGTTTGTCATTGAAGTTTAATAGTCAATAAGCTGAAAAAGATTTGAGGTTGTGCCTCTTAGACCAAAACTTTAAGTAATTTGAACACAGaactgctctatttttttttaaaagattttatttatttgacagagatagagacagccagcgagagagggaacacaagcagggggagtgggagaggaagaagcaggctcatagcggaggagcctgatgtggggcttgatcccataacgccgggatcacgccctgagctgaaggcagacgcttaaccgctgtgccacccaggcgcccccagaactgcTTTAAATAGAGATCAATCCTGATCAAGACTAGTAGTATTCTGGTTGTTGCTTATTTATAGTGAACTGGTAAATTGGGAGACATAGAAGATTAATTATAGAAATATTCCTTTTGAATGTCATTATTCAACAAACAGTGAAGTCACACTTGGTAAATTTCTGAATTGTAATTCCATACTTTTATTTTGATCCCACCCAATCAAAATGCCAGAATGCCTTGTAAAGAGCTTTAAgccaaattatttctaaatgtgATGCTTGTTAAAATATTGAGTAAGCCTACAGTAATTACACACTTTGCTTGATTTGTGATAGGAATGTATTTATCTACTAAATTGGTACTTCCTTTCTTTCAGGCAGTAGCGGGTTTGTTGGCAGATGCTCGTTCTTTAGCAGACATTGCAAGAGAAGAAGCTTCCAACTTTAGATCTAATTTTGGCTATAACATTCCATTAAAAGTAAGTTGATAATATGTTGAGGAGCCTTTTGAACAGTCATAGAAATTTGCTGATAAgctcttctgtttctccctctcataGCATCTTGCAGACAGAGTGGCCATGTatgtacatgcatacacactcTACAGTGCTGTTCGACCTTTTGGCTGCAGGTATGAAATTTTGTGGGATATTCAGTCAGATCTGTACTGTTTTCCCCGGTATCTTAGCCTTTTATACTCTTAGAGGTATGAGCTATGACCAAAAAGTATTAGGGCAATGattaaataaaactgtatatcaaaacaaaactttgaatAGTGAAAAAGACTACAAATTTGAAGTGGTAATAAAACACTGAACTCCTAGTAATAACTTTAATCTGATTATAATACATTctctggaggaaggtggtcaaaaggtataaaggTCCTAAGATAAGTGCtagagatgtaatgtacagtatgatgactgtagttaacaCTGCTGTGTGATATATGGGAAGGTTGTTGAATACATTCTAAGAATTTTCTTCACAAGGAAGAaaggttttttctctttttattgtatctcttTTTATTGTTACTAAACCTCTTGTAACCATTTCACAACACATGTAAATCAAACTGTCATGCTGTACACTGTACAGTGATGCatgtaaattatttctcaataaaactagaaaaaaattctctggtGTCAGACCCCAGCATTCTCAGGAAacaaaaaactgattttaaatatattttcttttgacattatAGGTAGCCAACTAAAGGGACACTTCAGTTTCTCATTAATTTCCATTGGCTATACTTACTTAAAGCAGTTAGGTGCAATGCTCTTAATTGGGAGTTTTTTTAGCAGTCCATAGTGAATCCACACAGAATTGCATTTCATATAGTTCTCCTTAGTTTCCTATTTCTGTTGTTAAGATGAAGTGCGGGTATTTTTGTGGGGGAAAGCGGAGATTCAATTGCATCAGGACTTGgaatacatgtaaatatttaaatagggCTCAGAGACCTGTCATCACTCTAGATTTTCCTAAAAAGACATGTTTAGttttaactttaaagaaagaaagtcctGTTTGATTGAAGTAGAACATTTACTAACATCTGATTGCTTGCCACTGTTAAAGGGCTGTAGAAAGTTTATTAGCTATAGTCCTGCCTTTCAGTTGTTCATAATCAGTCATATTTAAATTACTGAGGACAGAGGTTAGAGAAAACCTGAGTTTTATTCTACCACCAATAAGTTAGGCCTTTGGACATTTTTTATATTAGTTGTTCTTAAGGTTCTCACGTAAATTACATTGAAACATTTTGCTTTCAGACTTCATAGAATAcctttcaactttttaaaatctttgaacACTTTGAATCATCATTTCTCTATTTCTAAGGGAATAAGAATAGTGGAGAACTTTTTCAGTAAATAATGAACATATACTATGACTTAGTCACAGATATGTGTAAGAGGGCAGGACACAAAGGTGAGTAAGTTTTCACTGATACAGTTTTATAGGTGATAGGATATACACAGACTGTAGTGGGCCCAGCACCAGTTAGGGAATGGCTGCTTTCTTGGAGAGATGGCAAGGAAAAGAATGTGAGATGTAGGTGAAATGGTAAGAGTATTTCATGCAAAGGGACTGCTAAGAAACTACATGGGCATTTCAGGTAATGCAGAGGTAGTCAGGTATTCTTGGTGTGTAGGAGGGATACTGAAGATGTAGGAAGGGGCAAGATCATACAGAAGTCTGTGTTCTGTACGAAGGAAACGTggaaaggttttaaaattataaccagTTATATATTCTGAAAGATAAGTTTCATTAATATGGACGGAAATGATTGTATGGGTGAGAACTGGACAGTTGGTGTTACGGTAGTCTGTACATGAACTGATACATAAGATGAGGCtggtttcttttctacttctgggGTAAACTAAACGACAATTTCAGAAAATCACTAATTCGTATGATTGTTTAACAGCctaattttaatttgttgagcatataaaaatacattaaaagcaGTTTGGATTATTGTAGAAAAATAACTGGAGGAATATTGGGGAATAGCCAAGAAAGAATGACGGGGTGTAACAAGAGCTTGAGGCAGACTGAATGTATTCCTGTTAGTTTTGTTATCTTGGCTTTTTCATGTGTATGCCTTTACCTGTTGGGCCTTCTCATTAGTTTTTCATCAGTCATCACTCCTTTGTCTACACTGCTGTCTTCCCAGAAAAGTTATATCAGCAAGTTTAATACTAAACAAAGCCATACCAATTTTCAACAATTTCAAGTGTAtactaatttttattgaaattactTCATCACAGTGTTTATTATGAGCTATATGTATCAGTTTATCTTAGAAAATATAATTGTGtgtttactgaatttttaatattttcatggtaTTAAGAACCGTggtttaaattattaatttactttcaTGCAGTTTCATGTTAGGGTCTTACAGTGTGAATGATGGTGCACAGCTCTACATGATTGACCCATCAGGAGTTTCATATGTGAGTAATTCTGAATCAtgaatttctatttctagtttaatgGTATCTCATTAGCATGTAAACCATATATATGGATTACatgaagtttctttaaaattaattcaagGAAAGTAACAATTTTTTGTGGATATGAGGCAGAGGAAAGATTTATCACTTTTAGTATGTTTACAGATAGTGAACATCAAAATTGCAATATGTGGTATTTCCTTTATTGTGATAAACATTAAGTGTCTTAAAACTAAAaaccttccctttaaaaaaaggattttaaatgggATTTCTTGCATCTTTACTTACCTTATCTCTTCTGAGATATTTATGGTTTTTACTAATTACAAAAAAGACTTTATATTTTGTCATTAAACACAAGTATAAATGGGaatcctttcatttaaaaaattttcagtataATAAAAAATGGTTTAGAGTATTTAGCTGAGCAATTATCTCAATTTCTTTTTGACATAATGCTAAAAATTTTTCCATTCCTAACCTCAAAAACATCTCTAGTTCATGAAGTATATATATGAcgttaatttgtttttcttgtatagcacctctattaaaaataatccatgttattctagaatttttttttgagccCCCTGGTGTTCATTAGACATGTGTTTGTATTTCTCCATACTTAATTTTGAAAGTCATTTAACATCGTTTTGTTAACCTTTAAATCGACAGTCACAGCCACTAATGATTTTGGGATAGTGTATCAATTTAATTGaataatatctgtattttttggtgtgtgttctttttaaataggGTTATTGGGGTTGTGCCATTGGCAAAGCCAGACAAGCTgcaaagacagaaatagaaaaacttcaGGTAATACATACTTAATGCTTGTGTTTTCCTGTAACATTATCCTCATGTAGTGAAGTTTTATCACCACAAGTGAAACCTTTTAGTTTAAGGATACACAGAGTGTGGTTTGCTGTTTTGAGCAGAGCTTTCTGAATATGAGAGACTGATTAAGAAAGCTGGTCACGCGCGCgcgtgagtgcgtgtgtgtgtatactcggtctgcttgaagattctcttcctctgcccttccccccactcctgtgctctcatgctgtctctcaaaaaaataaatctagagaaaaaatgtgctttttcaagtttgcttaaAGTTacctttattataaaattcactCACCATAGAACTTAACCTATAAGGGGAAAAATAGGAAGAGataggtattctttttttccacttcacccccaaattaacatgaaaaaatttaaacatcagAAAAGATAACAGCACAACTATGTCCATCTAGATTGAACagttatttttcagtgttttatccatttgttttttcctgaactATTTGAAACAATTACAATGACACTATCTCTAAATGCTTCAGAGTTCAGCTCTGTAGAATATCATTATCACATCTAAGATATAATCAAATATTTAGTCTATAATCAAACTGCCTCAGTATTCTCTCAAGTGtcattttgtaactttttcaAACTGTGATATAATTAAGGCTCACACTTTGAATTTCAATTATATCTCTTCTATTTTAAGTCTTACCCTAAAaagggggtggggcacctgggtggctcagttggttaagcatctgccctcagctcaggtcatgatcccagggtcctgggactgagcaagtcatgcatggggctccctgctcggcagggagtctccTCCCCTTTGCCCCCCCCACTCACGTTCTCCctcctactctctctcaaaaataaataagtcttaccCTTCTCCCagtaccaattttttttttagggggagggaggggcagagggggagtgaatctcaagcaggctccacagagtacaaagcccgatgcagggctcgatttcacaacttgagatcacaacctgagctgaaatcaagagttggacctgagccaccaggcactcTATAGCAGTAATTTTTTAAGCCCATGCCCATTGCTTTTGTAATTAGTTCcacatactgtgtgtgtgtacttcCTATCAAGACTGGTATTCTTAAATTCAGTATCATGGTTTTGATATTATGTCTGAGACTTATGTTAAAAGCATGGGTTATTGACAAATCTgagaaaacaatctgaaaatagTTATATAAGTATAAAGGTCTTCTTTTGACTCATGACTCAATATTTTCTATAGATGAAAGAAATGACCTGTCGTGATGTTGTtaaagaagttgcaaaaatgtaagttggaatttttattatcattgacaaaaatatttcatttgaccTTACCTTATACATTAATTCTAAaggtctgttttgttttaaaataacttcatgcCTAATTTTTAGAATGTCAATTTAACATTCTAAAAAGTCTCATTAAGGGGACTATCCATATTCCAAGTGATAGTGAATGGAATATGAAGTTTTGACAAACTAAAACTATTTAGGTGAAAGAATTCAAGAGTCGGAGGATATAGTGTGGACCTCTAGGGGCTTCATTTGATAGCTCCTACTCTCTCAAATCTCAGAAGTCCCAGTAATAGGAATTTGGTTTACaaactttatttttggtttaCAGCTAGTTATTTCTACACATGAACCATGAAGCTGGGTTCTTtatattatctgtcttttttaggCGGTAAGATACGTTAGTCATAAATGCTTTTCTGAGAAGATAAGAGCAGTATTTCAATACATTTAGAAACAGCTTTAAGAAAGTCTGAAGTGGTTCATATTACCAGGTACATATAGTAGAATGTATATGTGACTACAATAAGTAACAACTAAGTCCATAAACCTGAGTGGAATGCTTCAAAATTCATGATTCTTCCAGATCAAAGAATGTAGGCACGTGGTAtttcaaaaaaatccaataaaatgcTAGTTTTGCAGGTAGCTTTTCAGGTTTAAAAGTAATCAACATATTATACTATTCCACATTAGAACTAACATCAACATGGTCTAGTCAGCAGTTTGTGCAAATGTCTCAGGTTTTACAGTTAGtacaactgagaaaaataaaagtcctaGAGGCTCCGTATATATTTAAGTGGTACCCGTAATCTCTTCTAAACTGCTAGTTGTAGTAAAATATTGAAGTGTTCTATGATTTTGTCTTAATTGTCACCACTCGACACTGCCACAttatcttcttccctcccccttttacCAAGAGACCCCCTCTCCTCTTGTGGTTGTGAAGCAACAGAACCCACTTTATGATTGTCAGTTAATCACATGAGGAGCTCTGGGAATTACCTTACAGTAGAACCACTTGGAAGATAAAGAATCCTCACCCAATTGTACAAcagattattattgttattattttatataaaagagggaggggcagagggacagagtaTCCCAGGcaaggctccacacccagtgcagagcacaagttggggctcagtctcacaaccctgatatcgtgacctgagtggaaatcaagtcggatgctcaaccaactgagctacccaggtgccctgtacaACAGTTTAAATGTGATAAACTCCATTTCTTTCAATTGAGAAGTGCTTCTGGAAATCAGCCCTTACTACACCTTTTTATGTTTAGGTATAACAGCATAAACTAATTAGTTCATGTAGGGAAAGCCATCCCCTTACCATTTAATAAAATGAGCACTATGTATCTTTTACTTAGTCTAGAAAATTAAGATGCTTTCTCATACTATAGCaaggctttaaaaatatcctccAAAGTAAAGTGTGTGAAGATgctggaaaaggtaaaataagAAAGCTGTGCTCTGATACTTTTACTAAATTTAATGTTGTGTGACAGTGCCTCCTTGTTTATTGCAATTTGCCATGTATTACAGTTTGAAAGCCAGGTTAAGGGGCATATAGTTCTTATAAAATGGATAAGGGGTTTAAAAAGACCCTGCCAAGGAGCTTCAGATTGAATAGACCAGTAATAATTGCAAactaataaatttgttttaaaaatcatcatttaatgaaaggaataaacaaatatcCTGAAAAGGCACAGTTGTAATAATGGCCTTTTCTCTTTTGAATCTGTACTCTTTTTCAGGTATCTTTTTGAGTTGTGGGTCTACAATGTAACAGTACCAAACAACTTGGGTTGTAAACACTCCTTtgtagtatttaattttatatccaTCCTTGTGTGAtttactgtcttttctttttaaagatttatttaatttagaaacagagtgagagggagagcacgggtagaggcaaagggagagaatctcaagcggggTCCCggcactgagtatggagcccatcTATCCTATGACCCTGACGATTAGGACCTAACCCAAAATCAAAAGTCTGGTgctcaacttactgagccacccagcctatTGTCTTTTCTAGAAGTGTTCATACAGActaatgtaaatatttgtattagGGATGGGTGTTCTAATTTGTGCTGACTGGGTGCATGTTTATAGATGACCaagtaaatgttaattttctcGTTTGTGTTCTAGAATTTACATAGTACATGATGAAGTTAAGGATAAAGCTTTTGAACTAGAGCTCAGCTGGGTTGGTGAAAGTAagttatttttgtacatttatttgctCTG belongs to Ailuropoda melanoleuca isolate Jingjing chromosome 14, ASM200744v2, whole genome shotgun sequence and includes:
- the PSMA3 gene encoding proteasome subunit alpha type-3, translating into MSSIGTGYDLSASTFSPDGRVFQVEYAMKAVENSSTAIGIRCKDGVVFGVEKLVLSKLYEEGSNKRLFNVDRHVGMAVAGLLADARSLADIAREEASNFRSNFGYNIPLKHLADRVAMYVHAYTLYSAVRPFGCSFMLGSYSVNDGAQLYMIDPSGVSYGYWGCAIGKARQAAKTEIEKLQMKEMTCRDVVKEVAKIIYIVHDEVKDKAFELELSWVGEITKGRHEIVPKDIREEAEKYAKESLKEEDESDDDNM